CCCACCAAGCTCAAGGACCGGGGCAGCATGGCGCTGCGCAACGGCAGGGGCTTTGGCGGCGAGAGCCTGACCATTGGCGGCGTGAAGCGGGACGGCACCGACGCCACCAACGACCTGACCATGCTGATGCTGGAAGCCTCTGCCCACACCCGGATGATGAACCCGTGGGTCTGTGTGCGGATGCACGAGGGCACCCCGGAGGAGCTCCGCATCAAGGCGGTAGAGTGCATCCGCGCCGGCTACGGCCACCCCAAGCTTTTCAACGACAGCGCTGCGATCAAGGGCATGCTGCGCAAGGGGATGACTCTGGAGGAAGCCCGCGACTACTGCGTGGTGGGCTGTGTGGAGATCAGCCTGCCGGGCCGGGAATACGGCTGGCACGACGCCGCCTATGTCAACACCGCCAAGATGATGGAGATGGTGCTCAACGGAGGCCGCTGCCTTGACTGCGGCCCGCACTGCCCCGCTGGAGCCGGTGCGGCGCACTGGGTGGACATCTTGGTCCCGATACCGGCAGGCTGGACCGCTATGCCAGCTTTGAGGAGGTCCGGCAGAGCGTGGATGCCCAGTTTGAGTACTGGACCAACCAGATGTGCTCCAGCCTCTGCGTCATCGAGAATGCCCACCGGGCGCTCAAACCGCTGCCCTACGTCTCGGCGCTGTTTGAGGACTGCATGGAGTCCGGTCACGACCTGACCGAGGGCGGTGCCAAGTACAACGGCATCGGCCCTCAGGCCAGCGGCATTGCCACCTGTGCCGACTCGCTGGCTGCCATCCGGCAGCTGGTCTTTGACGAAAAGCGCTGCACAGGCGCCGAACTGCTGGAAGCCGTCAAGCACAACTGGAAGGGCTATGAGAAGCTGTACGCTCTCGTCAACAGCTCCAAAGTCCACCACTACGGCAACGACGATGATTACGCCGATGCGCTGTTCCGGTTCATGTTCGAGACCTACTGCAGGCACATTGCCGGACGCAAAACGCCGCGTGGCGGGATCTTCAGCCCCGGTGTCTACTCGGTCAACGCCAACGTTGCCATGGGCCTGAACACCAACGCATCGGTGGACGGACGCAAGGCGGGGAGGCCATCTCGGACAACATGGGCCCGGTCCATACGGAGCTTGGCTCCCATGACATCAACGGCCCCACCGCCATCGTCAACTCCCTGACCAAGGTGGACCACAGCCTTGCCACCAACGGTACCCTGATGAACCTCCGCTTCCCGCAGGAGGCGGTGGCGGGCATCGAAGGCCGCGACAATCTGGCAGCCTTTATTGAGGAATACATCCACAAGGGGGCCATGCACGTCCAGTTCAACATTATGAGCGCCGCCACCATGCGGGCTGCCCAGAAAAAGCCGGAGGACTACAAGGACATGCTGGTCCGCGTGGCGGGATACAGCGCCTACTTTGTGGAACTGGGCAAGCCGCTGCAGAAGGATCTGATCCAGAGGACCGAACTCCATTTTTAACGGGTAACGATAGAAAGGAAGCACAGCGATGAAAGACTTCAACTTTAAGATTCCCCAGAACATCCAGTTTGGCATGGGCAGTCTGAAAAAGCTGCCGGAGATCCTGACCGAGAGCCGCTCGGACAAGATCCTGCTGGTGTCGGATCGCGGACTGGAAAAGATCGGCGTCGTCAAAAAGGTGCAGGATATCATTGAGACGGCGGGGCTGCAGTGCACCAGCTATCTGGATGTGGTGCCCAACCCCACCATGGCGGTGGTCAACGAGGCCGCGGACCTGTACCGGAAATGCGGAGCCACCAGCATCGTGGCGCTGGGCGGCGGCAGCTCCATGGACGTGGGCAAGGCTGTGGGCATCCTGGCCAACTATGGCGGCAGGATCACCGACTACGAGGGCAACCACAAGGTGCCCGGCCCCATCGTGCCGATGATCGCCATCCCCACTACGGCAGGCACCGGCAGCGAGGTGACGGCCTCTGCTGTGATCACGGACACCGAGCGCAACTACAAGCTCTCGGTGTTCAGCTACGAGATCCTGCCCAGATACGCCGTGCTGGACCCCGAGCTGATCATGACGGCTCCCGCTTCCATCGCTGCGTCCTGCGGCGTGGACGCCCTCATCCACGCCATGGAGGCCTATGTCTCCCGCAACGCTACCCCCTTCTCCGACGCCATGGCGGAAAAGGCCATGGAGCTCATCGGCGGCAGCCTGCGCCGCTTTGTGGCCAACCGTCAGGACGAGGAAGCCGCCTGCGCCATGATGCTGGGCTCCAACTTTGCAGGCATCGCCTTTGCATGGGCCCGGCTGGGCAATGTCCACGCCATGAGCCACCCGGTCAGCGCGTATTTCAACGTGCCCCACGGGGTGGCAAACTCCATCCTGCTGCCCAACGTGGTGGAGTACAATGCACTGGCGGACCATGGACGCTATGAGGTCATCTACAACTACATCCGGGAAGGCAGCGGCTCCACCGAAAACTTTACCCCGGAGCTGCTGGTGGAGGAGTTGCGCCGCCTGAACCGGCAGCTTGGCATCCCCGCCACCCTGTCGGAGGTGGGTGTCACCGTCGAAAAGATCCCTGCGATGGCAGAGGATGCCATGAAGAGCGGCAACATCCCGGCAAACCCCCGCCAGAGCACAGTCAGGGACATTATCAAGCTGTACGAAAAGACCATGTAAACGGGGTGTTTTCCATGCAGGCAGTGCTTCGGAATGATTTTTTGAC
Above is a genomic segment from Faecalibacterium taiwanense containing:
- a CDS encoding pyruvate formate lyase family protein, coding for MDRYASFEEVRQSVDAQFEYWTNQMCSSLCVIENAHRALKPLPYVSALFEDCMESGHDLTEGGAKYNGIGPQASGIATCADSLAAIRQLVFDEKRCTGAELLEAVKHNWKGYEKLYALVNSSKVHHYGNDDDYADALFRFMFETYCRHIAGRKTPRGGIFSPGVYSVNANVAMGLNTNASVDGRKAGRPSRTTWARSIRSLAPMTSTAPPPSSTP
- a CDS encoding glycine radical domain-containing protein, whose product is MGPVHTELGSHDINGPTAIVNSLTKVDHSLATNGTLMNLRFPQEAVAGIEGRDNLAAFIEEYIHKGAMHVQFNIMSAATMRAAQKKPEDYKDMLVRVAGYSAYFVELGKPLQKDLIQRTELHF
- a CDS encoding iron-containing alcohol dehydrogenase gives rise to the protein MKDFNFKIPQNIQFGMGSLKKLPEILTESRSDKILLVSDRGLEKIGVVKKVQDIIETAGLQCTSYLDVVPNPTMAVVNEAADLYRKCGATSIVALGGGSSMDVGKAVGILANYGGRITDYEGNHKVPGPIVPMIAIPTTAGTGSEVTASAVITDTERNYKLSVFSYEILPRYAVLDPELIMTAPASIAASCGVDALIHAMEAYVSRNATPFSDAMAEKAMELIGGSLRRFVANRQDEEAACAMMLGSNFAGIAFAWARLGNVHAMSHPVSAYFNVPHGVANSILLPNVVEYNALADHGRYEVIYNYIREGSGSTENFTPELLVEELRRLNRQLGIPATLSEVGVTVEKIPAMAEDAMKSGNIPANPRQSTVRDIIKLYEKTM